Proteins encoded in a region of the Veillonella parvula genome:
- a CDS encoding RHS domain-containing protein yields MGRQIYLYLHRSRQLRALGTGSRLDNRRRKRRPTSHYFHCDKIGIPREMTDSEGKLVWFGDYYGWGKLKNETNTSGTAHQPFRLQNILVRTGM; encoded by the coding sequence TTGGGTCGGCAGATATATCTATATCTACACCGATCCCGACAACTACGAGCCCTTGGCACAGGTTCGCGATTGGACAACCGAAGACGAAAAAGGCGTCCAACAAGCCACTACTTCCACTGCGATAAAATCGGCATTCCGCGTGAGATGACTGATAGCGAAGGCAAACTGGTTTGGTTCGGGGATTATTACGGCTGGGGCAAACTGAAGAACGAAACCAACACATCCGGAACTGCTCACCAACCCTTCCGATTGCAAAACATCCTTGTCCGCACTGGTATGTAG
- a CDS encoding RHS repeat-associated core domain-containing protein: protein MRYYEPEAGRFVNQDPIGLWGGENLYRFAPNTQIWADPLGLTLDSYAFFDEAIQRQGSIQNGSAYPANFKYSWMGSDGLKYTVRAHPADPNYGKTGSIFRVSAQEIGKGTSYLGTDGKWYHESTLKPGKKGNINPNYNSTAARDTHIQIDPNKKVGHTLGSCGSTTEDKDTEGNKYERIHNL from the coding sequence TTGAGGTATTACGAGCCTGAGGCCGGGCGGTTTGTGAATCAGGATCCGATTGGGCTGTGGGGTGGAGAGAATCTGTATCGGTTTGCGCCGAATACACAAATCTGGGCTGATCCGCTGGGATTAACTTTAGATTCCTATGCTTTTTTTGATGAAGCAATCCAACGACAAGGAAGTATTCAGAATGGCTCAGCTTATCCAGCAAATTTCAAGTATTCTTGGATGGGTTCTGATGGGTTGAAATATACTGTACGAGCTCATCCGGCAGATCCAAATTATGGGAAAACAGGAAGTATTTTTAGAGTTTCTGCACAAGAAATTGGGAAAGGGACTAGTTATTTGGGAACTGATGGTAAGTGGTATCATGAATCAACTTTGAAGCCTGGGAAAAAAGGTAATATCAATCCTAACTATAATAGTACTGCTGCCAGAGATACACATATTCAGATTGATCCAAATAAAAAGGTGGGTCATACACTTGGATCATGCGGTTCAACAACTGAAGATAAAGATACAGAGGGGAATAAATATGAAAGAATCCATAACTTATGA
- a CDS encoding SMI1/KNR4 family protein, protein MKELLSIEKNLNILFPQSYKNTLDKFKLFMEIEFKDYEIDLFNNNLLFDELNSFPRWNYMEYLVEINKKKQKAENIVQRHDSTEFVDSERVKKGFMFGTSSDGGRLYFDLNDNLSIWEYWLDDGSIGKVADTFDEILEYGKIIDFE, encoded by the coding sequence ATGAAAGAATTATTAAGCATAGAAAAAAATTTAAACATCTTGTTTCCTCAGTCATATAAAAATACCCTTGATAAATTCAAGTTGTTTATGGAAATAGAATTTAAAGATTATGAAATTGATTTATTTAATAATAATTTATTGTTTGACGAGTTAAATTCTTTTCCAAGATGGAATTATATGGAATATTTAGTTGAAATAAACAAGAAAAAACAAAAGGCAGAAAATATTGTACAAAGGCATGACTCCACAGAATTTGTAGACTCTGAACGCGTAAAGAAAGGTTTTATGTTTGGAACTTCTTCTGATGGGGGACGCTTATATTTCGATTTAAATGATAATCTATCAATATGGGAATATTGGCTAGATGATGGAAGTATTGGAAAAGTAGCTGATACTTTTGATGAAATTCTAGAATATGGAAAAATTATAGATTTCGAGTAA
- a CDS encoding DUF4265 domain-containing protein: MKKLFLNLEVSDGYPPVSMESIWAEVTEEGYLKVNNIPFYSKEISLGDIVSVIQTEENYLLYDKTIIYSKNSTLRIVFFNENQKFKDKILTKLIDLGCESEAFNANFHAINIPIQVDIEEIYNFLDEFVETDDLDYDTGYLAQ, translated from the coding sequence ATGAAAAAGCTTTTTTTAAATCTAGAAGTAAGTGATGGTTATCCTCCAGTATCTATGGAAAGCATTTGGGCAGAAGTGACTGAAGAAGGCTATCTTAAAGTTAATAATATTCCTTTTTATAGCAAAGAAATCTCTTTAGGTGATATTGTTAGCGTAATACAAACAGAAGAAAATTACTTATTATATGATAAAACTATAATTTATAGTAAAAATAGTACATTGCGGATTGTTTTCTTCAATGAAAATCAGAAATTTAAAGATAAAATATTAACTAAATTAATAGATCTTGGATGTGAGTCTGAAGCATTTAATGCAAATTTCCATGCAATAAACATACCAATTCAAGTAGATATAGAAGAAATATATAATTTCTTAGATGAGTTTGTGGAAACTGACGATTTAGATTATGACACAGGGTATTTGGCACAATAA
- a CDS encoding IS3 family transposase has protein sequence MQNEIYYGFEKEYVSFNAFAVTIEEYINYYNNKRIQKKQNGCLL, from the coding sequence TTGCAAAATGAAATATATTATGGTTTTGAAAAAGAATATGTATCATTTAATGCTTTTGCAGTAACGATAGAAGAATACATTAATTATTACAACAACAAAAGGATCCAGAAAAAACAAAATGGATGCCTCCTGTAA
- a CDS encoding N-acetylmuramoyl-L-alanine amidase, which translates to MHLVSLTDLNDYCCRALGQINKIYLHWTAGRYNQQFDDYHINIDRDGNIYIDGELTDHKNHTYMRNGGAIGIALDCAYGAQWTDNLGEYAPTDVQIETLAQVVALLCVDLGIPCDIEHVLTHAEAADNMDGYYAHEPYGPTTTCERWDLWTVHEGDTPGSGGDVIRGKAKYYAQEWGSVI; encoded by the coding sequence ATGCACCTCGTTAGTCTTACTGACTTAAACGATTATTGTTGTAGAGCGTTAGGCCAAATCAATAAAATCTATTTGCACTGGACGGCAGGCAGGTATAACCAACAATTTGATGACTACCATATTAATATCGATAGGGATGGAAACATCTATATCGATGGCGAATTAACAGATCATAAGAACCACACCTATATGCGCAATGGTGGCGCAATAGGTATTGCATTAGACTGCGCATATGGCGCTCAATGGACTGATAACCTTGGCGAGTATGCTCCTACGGATGTGCAGATTGAAACATTGGCACAGGTTGTAGCTTTGTTATGTGTAGACCTTGGTATCCCATGTGATATCGAGCATGTCTTAACACATGCGGAGGCAGCCGATAACATGGACGGTTATTATGCTCACGAGCCGTACGGGCCTACCACGACATGTGAACGATGGGACTTATGGACAGTACATGAGGGCGATACTCCTGGTTCCGGAGGAGATGTAATTCGTGGTAAAGCTAAATATTATGCCCAAGAATGGGGTAGTGTGATTTAG